One window of the Klebsiella oxytoca genome contains the following:
- the acrA gene encoding multidrug efflux RND transporter periplasmic adaptor subunit AcrA — protein MNKNRGLTPLAVVLMLSGSLALTGCDDKPAQQGAQQMPEVGIVTLKSAPLQITTELPGRTSAYRVAEVRPQVSGIILKRNFTEGSDIQAGVSLYQIDPATYQATYESAKGDLAKAQAAANIDQLTVKRYQKLLGTKYISQQDYDTAVAAAQQSNAAVVAAKAAVETARINLAYTKVTSPISGRIGKSAVTEGALVQNGQTTALATVQQLDPIYVDVTQSSNDFLRLKQELASGRLQQENGKAKVELVTNDGLKYPQGGTLEFSDVTVDQTTGSITLRAIFPNPDHTLLPGMFVRARLEEGVNPDAILVPQQGVTRTPRGDASAMVVGEGDKVEVRQITATQAIGDKWLVTEGLKTGDRVIVTGLQKVRPGAQVKTQEVVSDDKQQAAGNAQSEQTKS, from the coding sequence ATGAACAAAAACAGAGGGTTAACGCCTCTGGCGGTCGTTCTGATGCTCTCAGGCAGCTTAGCGCTAACAGGATGTGACGACAAACCGGCTCAGCAAGGAGCCCAGCAAATGCCGGAAGTCGGTATTGTGACGCTCAAATCCGCTCCTCTACAAATTACTACCGAACTGCCAGGCCGCACCAGCGCCTATCGCGTTGCGGAAGTCCGTCCTCAGGTCAGTGGCATTATTCTGAAACGTAACTTCACTGAAGGTAGTGATATCCAGGCAGGCGTGTCTCTTTATCAAATCGATCCGGCAACCTATCAGGCCACTTATGAAAGCGCGAAAGGTGATTTAGCAAAAGCGCAGGCTGCAGCCAATATTGACCAGTTAACGGTTAAACGTTATCAGAAACTGTTGGGTACTAAGTACATCAGTCAACAGGATTACGATACTGCCGTGGCAGCCGCTCAGCAGAGCAATGCCGCCGTGGTCGCCGCCAAAGCTGCGGTTGAAACCGCGCGCATTAATCTGGCATACACGAAGGTGACCTCACCAATCAGCGGCCGCATTGGTAAATCTGCCGTCACGGAAGGCGCACTGGTGCAAAACGGACAAACTACCGCGCTGGCTACCGTGCAGCAGCTGGATCCTATCTACGTTGACGTGACTCAATCGAGCAATGATTTCCTGCGCTTGAAACAAGAGCTGGCCAGCGGCAGGCTGCAGCAGGAAAACGGCAAAGCGAAGGTTGAGCTGGTGACAAACGACGGGCTGAAATATCCGCAGGGCGGTACGCTGGAGTTCTCCGACGTCACCGTTGACCAGACTACCGGCTCTATCACCTTGCGCGCCATTTTCCCCAACCCGGATCACACTCTGCTGCCAGGCATGTTCGTCCGCGCACGTCTGGAAGAAGGTGTTAATCCTGACGCAATACTGGTTCCTCAGCAGGGCGTAACCCGCACGCCGCGCGGTGATGCCAGCGCGATGGTTGTCGGCGAAGGCGATAAAGTTGAAGTCCGCCAGATTACCGCCACTCAGGCAATCGGCGACAAATGGCTGGTCACTGAAGGGCTGAAAACTGGCGATCGCGTCATCGTCACCGGTCTGCAAAAAGTCAGACCTGGCGCACAGGTAAAAACGCAGGAAGTCGTTTCTGACGATAAACAGCAAGCCGCAGGCAACGCTCAGTCAGAACAAACCAAGTCTTAA
- the acrR gene encoding multidrug efflux transporter transcriptional repressor AcrR has translation MARKTKQQALETRQHILDVALRLFSQQGVSSTSLAAIAKAAGVTRGAIYWHFKNKSDLFNEIWELSEANINDLETEYRAKFPNDPLSVVREILVYILEATVTDKRRRLMMEIIFHKCEFVGEMVTIQQAQRSVCLDSYDRIEQSLKECIAAKMLPANLITRRAAILMRSYLSGLMENWLLAPNAFDLQKEARDYVETLLEMYQFCPSLRSTEGLEA, from the coding sequence ATGGCACGAAAAACCAAACAACAGGCGCTTGAGACCCGGCAACATATTCTGGATGTTGCTCTGCGTTTGTTTTCGCAGCAAGGCGTATCATCCACCTCGCTGGCCGCAATTGCAAAAGCTGCCGGTGTGACGAGGGGGGCTATCTATTGGCATTTCAAAAATAAATCAGATTTATTTAATGAAATATGGGAGCTTTCAGAAGCCAATATCAACGATCTCGAAACTGAGTATCGGGCAAAATTCCCTAACGATCCACTGTCAGTTGTGCGAGAGATCTTAGTGTATATCCTTGAAGCAACTGTGACAGACAAACGCAGGCGACTGATGATGGAAATCATCTTTCATAAATGTGAATTTGTCGGTGAAATGGTCACGATACAACAGGCGCAGCGTAGCGTGTGCCTGGATAGCTACGATCGTATTGAACAATCCTTGAAGGAGTGCATTGCGGCGAAAATGCTGCCGGCCAATTTAATCACCCGTCGGGCGGCGATTTTAATGCGCAGCTATCTCTCCGGTCTGATGGAGAACTGGCTGCTGGCACCGAATGCCTTTGATCTGCAAAAAGAAGCGCGGGATTATGTCGAAACCCTGCTTGAGATGTATCAGTTTTGCCCCTCACTGCGCAGCACTGAAGGATTAGAAGCTTAA
- the mscK gene encoding mechanosensitive channel MscK, whose product MLHTIYWRHARSAVVLILMLFIGCFSVNQALAADLPERSEIQTQLNALNKQKDLTPQDKLVQQDLTLTLENLDKIERIKSETTQLRQQVAQAPAKMNQAIDSLNALSEVPDDEATRKTLSTLSLRQLESRVSQTLDDLQNAQNDLATYNSQLVSLQTQPERVQNAMYSASQQLQQIRNRLNGTSTGEDTLRPTQQTLLLVQQALLNAQIDQQRKSLEGNTVLQDTLQKQRDYVTAYSNRLEHQLQLLQEAVNSKRLTLTEKTAQEAVSPDETARIQANPLVKQELDINHQLSERLISATENGNQLVQRNIKVKTWLDRALQSERDIKEQISVLKGSLLLSRILYQQQQTLPSADELSDMTNRIADLRLEQFEVNQQRDALFQSDAYVAKLEEGHSSEVNPEVHSALLEIVDMRRELLDQFNKQLGNQLMMAINLQINQQQLMSVSTNLKAILTQQIFWVNSNRPMDWEWFKAFPEALKGQFKAMKITVNWEKAWPAVFIAFLAGLPLLLIAGLIRWRLQWLKAYQAKLASQVGQLRNDTQLHTPKAILIDLIRALPVVLVILAIGLILLTMQLNISDLLWAYSKKLALFWLVFGLCWKVLEKNGVAVSHFNMPSQLTSHWRRQIVRVSLALLPLNFWSVMSELSPLHLMDDVLGQFVIFLNLLLITVLVLPICRESWRDKESHSLRLVTVTVLSIVPIALMVLTATGYFYTTLRLAGRWIETVYLVMLWNLLYQTVLRGLSVAARRIAWRRALARRQHLVKEGAEGAEPQEEPTMALEQVNQQTLRITMLVMIALFAVLFWAIWSDLITVFAYLDSITLWHYTGSEAGVSVVKSVTMGSLLFAIVASMVAWALIRNLPGLLEVLVLSRLNMRQGASYAITTILNYIIIVVGAMTVFGSLGVSWDKLQWLAAALSVGLGFGLQEIFGNFVSGLIILFERPVRIGDTVTIGTFSGTVSKIRIRATTITDFDRKEVIIPNKAFVTERLINWSLSDTVTRVVIRLGVAYGSDLDKVKEVLLKAAHEHPKVMQEPAPSVFFTTFGASTLDHELRLYVRELRDRSYAVDELNRSIDRLCRENNIDIAFNQLEVHLRNEKGDEITEVKRDGKGDDTSPAIS is encoded by the coding sequence ATGCTGCATACAATCTATTGGCGACATGCCAGATCTGCTGTTGTACTCATCCTCATGCTTTTTATCGGCTGTTTTAGCGTTAATCAGGCGCTTGCAGCTGATTTACCTGAACGTTCCGAGATCCAAACTCAGCTCAATGCGCTGAATAAGCAAAAAGATCTGACTCCCCAGGACAAGCTGGTCCAGCAGGACCTCACCCTGACCCTGGAAAACCTCGATAAAATTGAACGCATAAAGTCGGAAACGACGCAGCTGCGCCAGCAGGTGGCCCAGGCGCCAGCAAAAATGAATCAGGCTATTGATAGCCTCAATGCATTAAGCGAAGTGCCCGATGATGAGGCGACGCGTAAAACGTTGAGCACCTTATCATTGCGTCAGCTGGAATCACGTGTCTCTCAGACTCTGGACGATTTGCAGAATGCGCAGAACGATCTGGCGACTTATAACAGCCAGTTAGTTTCTCTACAAACGCAGCCGGAACGCGTGCAGAATGCGATGTATTCCGCTTCGCAGCAGCTGCAGCAGATCCGTAATCGCCTCAATGGAACTTCAACAGGCGAGGATACGTTACGTCCGACCCAGCAGACTTTGCTGCTGGTGCAGCAGGCGCTGTTGAATGCGCAGATAGACCAGCAGCGCAAAAGCCTGGAAGGCAACACGGTGCTGCAGGATACCCTGCAAAAGCAGCGTGATTATGTCACCGCTTACAGCAATCGTCTGGAACACCAGCTTCAGTTATTGCAGGAAGCGGTTAACAGCAAGCGTCTGACGCTGACGGAAAAGACGGCTCAGGAAGCGGTTTCTCCCGACGAAACGGCGCGTATTCAGGCTAATCCGCTGGTGAAGCAGGAGCTGGATATCAACCACCAGCTTAGCGAAAGGCTCATTTCGGCAACGGAAAATGGCAATCAGCTGGTTCAGCGCAATATTAAGGTGAAGACCTGGCTCGATCGCGCTTTGCAATCTGAGCGTGACATAAAAGAGCAGATTTCCGTGCTGAAAGGGAGTCTGCTGCTGTCGCGCATCCTTTATCAGCAGCAGCAAACTTTGCCTTCTGCAGATGAACTGAGCGATATGACGAACCGCATTGCCGACCTGCGTCTTGAGCAGTTCGAGGTTAACCAGCAGCGCGATGCGTTGTTCCAGAGCGATGCTTACGTCGCGAAGCTGGAAGAGGGCCATAGCAGCGAGGTGAATCCCGAGGTGCATAGCGCTCTGCTTGAGATTGTTGATATGCGCCGGGAGCTGCTTGATCAGTTTAATAAACAGCTGGGCAATCAGCTGATGATGGCGATTAACCTGCAAATCAATCAGCAGCAGTTAATGAGCGTTTCAACAAACCTGAAAGCCATTCTGACGCAACAGATTTTCTGGGTTAACAGCAACCGTCCAATGGACTGGGAGTGGTTTAAAGCCTTCCCGGAAGCGCTGAAAGGGCAGTTTAAGGCGATGAAAATCACCGTAAACTGGGAAAAGGCCTGGCCGGCGGTATTCATAGCTTTTCTTGCTGGTCTACCGCTGCTGCTGATAGCCGGGCTTATTCGCTGGCGCCTGCAGTGGCTAAAAGCGTATCAGGCGAAGCTGGCATCACAGGTTGGTCAACTGCGCAACGACACTCAGCTCCATACGCCGAAAGCGATTCTTATCGACCTAATCCGCGCGCTGCCGGTGGTGCTGGTGATCCTGGCTATTGGCCTGATTCTGCTGACGATGCAGTTGAACATTAGCGATCTGCTATGGGCATATAGTAAGAAACTGGCGCTGTTCTGGCTGGTGTTTGGCCTGTGCTGGAAAGTGCTGGAGAAAAACGGCGTCGCGGTGAGCCACTTTAATATGCCGTCGCAGTTGACCAGCCACTGGCGGAGGCAGATTGTTCGCGTCAGCCTTGCTTTGTTGCCGCTGAACTTCTGGTCCGTGATGTCAGAACTGTCGCCTCTCCATCTGATGGATGATGTTCTCGGGCAGTTCGTTATTTTCCTCAACCTGCTGCTGATTACGGTACTGGTCTTACCGATATGTCGGGAAAGCTGGCGCGATAAAGAATCTCATAGCCTGCGCCTTGTCACGGTCACCGTACTATCGATTGTTCCTATCGCACTGATGGTGCTGACGGCAACCGGCTATTTCTATACCACGCTGCGTCTGGCTGGCCGCTGGATTGAAACCGTTTATCTGGTGATGCTGTGGAACCTGCTGTATCAGACCGTGCTGCGCGGCCTGAGCGTGGCCGCCCGGCGGATTGCCTGGCGTCGGGCGCTGGCGCGCCGTCAGCATCTGGTTAAAGAGGGCGCTGAAGGAGCCGAACCGCAGGAAGAACCGACGATGGCTCTGGAGCAGGTTAACCAGCAAACGCTGCGTATTACGATGCTGGTGATGATAGCGCTGTTTGCGGTCCTGTTCTGGGCGATTTGGTCGGATCTCATCACCGTTTTCGCCTATCTCGACAGCATTACGTTGTGGCATTACACCGGAAGCGAAGCCGGGGTTAGCGTAGTGAAAAGCGTCACCATGGGAAGTCTGCTGTTTGCGATTGTCGCGTCGATGGTCGCCTGGGCATTAATTCGCAACCTGCCAGGGCTGTTGGAAGTGCTGGTACTTTCGCGGCTCAATATGCGCCAGGGGGCCTCCTATGCGATTACCACCATTCTGAACTACATCATTATTGTTGTTGGTGCAATGACGGTATTCGGATCCTTAGGCGTCTCGTGGGACAAGCTGCAGTGGCTGGCGGCAGCGCTATCGGTTGGTTTAGGTTTTGGCTTGCAGGAAATATTCGGTAACTTTGTTTCCGGCCTGATTATCCTGTTTGAGCGTCCGGTGCGCATTGGCGATACGGTAACTATTGGTACCTTCTCCGGCACCGTCAGCAAAATCCGTATCCGCGCCACGACGATCACTGATTTTGACCGTAAAGAGGTCATTATTCCGAATAAGGCCTTCGTGACGGAGCGTCTGATTAACTGGTCGCTTTCCGATACCGTAACCCGGGTGGTGATCCGTCTTGGCGTGGCTTATGGCTCCGACCTCGATAAGGTCAAAGAAGTGCTGCTCAAGGCGGCGCACGAGCATCCGAAAGTGATGCAGGAGCCTGCGCCGTCGGTCTTCTTTACCACCTTCGGCGCCAGCACGCTCGATCATGAATTACGTCTGTACGTGCGTGAATTGCGCGATCGCAGCTACGCGGTGGATGAGCTCAATCGTTCTATCGATCGTTTGTGCCGGGAAAACAATATTGATATCGCCTTTAACCAGCTCGAGGTTCATCTGCGCAATGAGAAGGGAGATGAAATCACAGAGGTGAAGAGGGATGGCAAAGGAGACGATACATCCCCGGCGATTAGTTAA
- a CDS encoding Rpn family recombination-promoting nuclease/putative transposase, whose translation MERFSRTPHDAIFRQMLTQKEVARDFLQLYLPAPFLSICDLDTLQLASGSFIEEDLRSSYSDILYSLQTRHGAGYIYALIEHQSSPDKLMAFRLMRYTLAAMQRHLDAGHDTLPLVVPILFYHGTVSPWPYPRNWHHLFHHPELASALYSGDFPLVDLTVMPDNQIVRHQRMAMLELLQKHIRQRDLAELQPMLITLLAQGYLTENQINTLIRYMLLAGSTEKPGPLIRELAKQSPRHKELLMTIAEWLEEKGRKKGRKEGRLEGLQEGRQEISRSIAQKMLSCGLEPNMVMELTGLSQEELSSLSR comes from the coding sequence ATGGAAAGATTCTCACGTACGCCGCACGATGCCATTTTTCGTCAAATGCTGACCCAGAAAGAGGTCGCCCGCGATTTTTTACAGCTTTACCTCCCCGCGCCGTTTTTAAGTATCTGCGATCTTGATACGCTGCAGCTGGCTTCCGGCAGCTTTATCGAAGAAGACCTACGCTCCAGCTACTCGGATATTCTCTACTCCCTGCAAACGCGGCACGGCGCAGGATATATCTACGCGCTGATTGAACATCAAAGCTCGCCGGATAAGCTGATGGCTTTTCGCCTGATGCGCTACACGCTCGCGGCCATGCAGCGCCACCTTGATGCCGGCCACGATACGCTGCCGCTGGTGGTCCCGATTCTGTTTTATCACGGCACCGTCAGCCCCTGGCCGTATCCGCGCAACTGGCATCACCTCTTTCACCATCCTGAGCTTGCCAGCGCGCTGTACAGCGGCGATTTTCCGCTGGTGGACCTGACCGTTATGCCAGATAATCAAATCGTCCGCCACCAGCGTATGGCGATGCTGGAACTGCTGCAAAAGCATATCCGCCAGCGCGATCTGGCCGAACTGCAACCCATGCTGATTACGCTGCTGGCGCAAGGATATCTGACGGAAAATCAGATCAATACCTTAATCCGCTATATGCTGCTGGCGGGATCCACGGAAAAACCCGGGCCCCTTATTCGCGAACTGGCGAAGCAGTCGCCCAGGCACAAGGAGCTACTGATGACGATTGCCGAATGGCTGGAAGAGAAAGGTCGTAAAAAAGGTAGAAAAGAGGGCAGACTTGAAGGCTTGCAGGAAGGCCGTCAAGAAATCTCGCGCAGCATTGCGCAGAAAATGCTCTCCTGCGGTCTGGAGCCGAATATGGTGATGGAGCTGACTGGCCTGAGCCAGGAAGAGCTCTCCTCGCTCAGCCGCTAA
- the rsmS gene encoding pleiotropic regulatory protein RsmS: MSLENAPDEVKLAVDLIMLLEENNVPAQTVLAALEIIRRDYENKVNREEASSQNAQE; encoded by the coding sequence ATGTCGCTGGAAAATGCCCCTGACGAGGTCAAGCTGGCCGTCGATTTAATTATGCTGCTCGAGGAAAATAACGTTCCTGCGCAAACCGTGCTAGCTGCGCTGGAGATTATCCGCCGCGACTATGAAAACAAAGTGAACCGTGAGGAAGCGTCCTCGCAAAACGCGCAAGAGTAG
- the priC gene encoding primosomal replication protein N'' has product MKTTRLLHSLENQLAELATQVAPLAEHATLSPRFDSHLFRTRSTRMQAYLDEAREHFTELKQAVERQQLPQVAWLAERLVAQIAAISRETATWSLRTWDSASPTLNRWQRRRIQHQEYERRLLAMRNDRQRQLAQATSLDEQQRLAKEVEAYAGRLARCRDALEKIENRLARLTR; this is encoded by the coding sequence TTGAAAACCACCCGGCTTTTACATTCGCTGGAAAATCAGCTTGCGGAGCTGGCTACCCAGGTTGCACCTTTGGCCGAGCATGCCACCCTCAGCCCGCGCTTCGATAGCCACCTGTTTCGTACCCGAAGCACGCGGATGCAGGCTTATCTTGATGAGGCCAGAGAGCACTTTACGGAATTAAAGCAGGCGGTCGAACGCCAGCAGCTACCGCAGGTTGCCTGGCTGGCGGAACGTCTTGTGGCCCAAATCGCCGCTATTAGTCGGGAAACGGCTACGTGGTCGTTACGAACCTGGGACAGCGCTTCCCCGACGCTGAACCGCTGGCAGCGACGACGTATACAGCATCAGGAATACGAACGACGCCTGCTGGCCATGCGCAACGATCGCCAAAGGCAGCTGGCGCAAGCCACAAGCCTTGATGAGCAGCAGCGGCTGGCGAAGGAAGTTGAAGCGTACGCCGGACGATTAGCCCGCTGTCGCGATGCGCTGGAAAAAATTGAAAACAGGCTGGCCCGCTTAACACGTTAA
- a CDS encoding DUF454 family protein — MPRIILIIIGWLAVALGTLGVFLPLLPTTPFILLAAWCFARSSPRFHRWLLYRSWFGGYLRHWQKYRAMPPGAKPRAVAMILLTFAISLWLVNLIWVRILLLVILTCLLIFMWRIPVVDAKQQKH, encoded by the coding sequence ATGCCACGTATTATTTTGATCATCATTGGTTGGCTGGCGGTGGCATTGGGAACGCTGGGCGTCTTTCTCCCGCTGCTGCCGACAACGCCATTTATCCTGCTAGCGGCCTGGTGTTTTGCGCGCTCATCACCTCGTTTTCACCGCTGGCTTTTGTATCGTTCATGGTTTGGCGGATATTTGCGTCACTGGCAGAAATACCGCGCCATGCCGCCGGGAGCTAAGCCCCGCGCGGTGGCGATGATTTTGCTGACCTTTGCCATTTCCCTGTGGCTGGTTAATCTTATCTGGGTGCGCATCTTGCTGCTGGTCATTTTGACCTGTCTGCTGATATTTATGTGGCGCATTCCGGTGGTTGATGCAAAGCAACAAAAGCACTGA
- the apt gene encoding adenine phosphoribosyltransferase, which produces MTATAQQLEYLKNSIQSIQDYPKPGILFRDVTSLLEDPKAYALSIELLAERYKDAGITKVVGTEARGFLFGAPVALALGVGFVPVRKPRKLPRETIAESYELEYGTDQLEIHVDAIKEGDKVLVVDDLLATGGTIDATVKLIRRLGGEVHDAAFIINLFDLGGEQRLEKLGINCFSLVPFPGH; this is translated from the coding sequence ATGACCGCAACAGCACAGCAGCTTGAATATCTGAAGAACAGCATCCAAAGCATCCAGGATTATCCAAAACCTGGCATCCTTTTCCGTGATGTCACCAGCTTGCTGGAAGACCCGAAAGCCTATGCGCTCAGCATCGAGCTGCTGGCAGAGCGTTATAAAGACGCCGGGATTACCAAAGTGGTAGGTACCGAGGCGCGTGGTTTTTTATTTGGCGCACCGGTGGCGCTGGCGCTGGGCGTTGGCTTTGTTCCGGTACGCAAGCCGCGTAAGCTGCCGCGCGAAACCATTGCCGAAAGCTACGAGCTTGAATACGGCACCGACCAGCTGGAAATCCACGTTGATGCTATTAAAGAAGGCGATAAAGTGCTGGTAGTTGACGACCTGTTGGCGACCGGTGGGACTATCGACGCAACCGTGAAGCTGATCCGTCGTCTGGGCGGTGAAGTGCATGATGCTGCCTTTATTATCAATCTGTTTGATTTGGGCGGCGAGCAGCGCCTGGAGAAGCTGGGAATTAACTGCTTTAGCCTGGTCCCTTTCCCGGGCCACTAA
- the dnaX gene encoding DNA polymerase III subunit gamma/tau yields the protein MSYQVLARKWRPQTFADVVGQEHVLTALANGLSLGRIHHAYLFSGTRGVGKTSIARLLAKGLNCETGITATPCGVCDNCREIEQGRFVDLIEIDAASRTKVEDTRDLLDNVQYAPARGRFKVYLIDEVHMLSRHSFNALLKTLEEPPAHVKFLLATTDPQKLPVTILSRCLQFHLKALDVEQIRHQLEHILGAEHIAFEPRALQLLSRAADGSLRDALSLTDQAIASGDGRLTAESVSTMLGTLDDDQALSLIEALVAADGERVMAGVNEAAARGVEWEALLVEMQSLLHRIAMVQLSPSALGADMAAIELRMRELARTVPPTDVQLYYQTLLIGRKELPYAPDRRMGVEMTLLRALAFHPRMPLPEPEAPPAPAIQAAPVQQAVPESAPPPSNLPPTTSQVLAARSQLQRSQGAPTPKKSEPAAASRARPVNNAALERLSSITERVQARPAAAALEKAPAKKEAYRWKSTTVVETVKEEVATPKALKKALEHEKTPELAAKLAVEAVERDSWAAEVSQLAVPKLVEQVALNAWKEQVGSRVCLHLRPSQRHLNSAGAQQKLAEALGILYGTPVELTIVEDDNPAMRTPLEWRQAIYEEKLAQAREAIIADNNIQTLRRFFDADLDEESIRPL from the coding sequence ATGAGTTATCAGGTCTTAGCCCGTAAATGGCGCCCACAAACCTTTGCTGACGTCGTCGGCCAGGAACATGTGCTGACCGCACTGGCGAACGGCTTGTCGTTAGGGCGTATTCATCACGCATATCTTTTTTCCGGCACCCGTGGAGTAGGTAAAACCTCCATCGCACGCCTGCTGGCAAAAGGATTAAACTGTGAAACCGGCATTACCGCTACGCCTTGCGGCGTTTGCGATAATTGCCGCGAAATAGAGCAGGGGCGTTTTGTCGATCTGATCGAGATCGATGCTGCCTCGCGCACCAAAGTTGAAGATACCCGCGATCTGCTGGATAACGTTCAGTACGCGCCGGCCCGCGGCCGCTTCAAGGTCTATCTGATCGATGAAGTGCACATGCTTTCGCGCCACAGCTTTAACGCGTTGTTAAAAACGCTGGAAGAGCCGCCGGCGCATGTGAAATTCCTGCTGGCGACCACCGATCCGCAGAAGCTGCCGGTGACGATTCTTTCCCGCTGTCTGCAGTTCCATCTCAAGGCGCTGGACGTCGAGCAGATTCGCCATCAGCTGGAGCATATTCTCGGCGCCGAGCATATTGCTTTTGAACCGCGCGCGCTGCAGCTGCTGTCGCGCGCGGCGGACGGTAGTCTGCGCGATGCGTTGAGCCTGACCGATCAGGCTATCGCCAGCGGCGACGGTCGTCTGACGGCTGAATCCGTTAGCACCATGCTCGGCACCCTCGACGACGATCAGGCGCTCTCGCTGATTGAGGCGCTGGTGGCGGCTGACGGCGAACGCGTCATGGCAGGCGTCAATGAGGCTGCCGCCCGCGGCGTGGAGTGGGAGGCTTTGCTGGTGGAGATGCAGAGCCTGCTGCACCGTATTGCGATGGTTCAGCTGTCGCCGTCGGCGCTGGGGGCGGATATGGCCGCGATAGAGCTACGCATGCGCGAGCTGGCGCGGACGGTACCGCCTACCGATGTTCAGCTGTACTATCAAACGTTATTGATTGGTCGTAAAGAGCTTCCTTACGCGCCGGATCGTCGAATGGGCGTTGAGATGACGCTTCTGCGCGCGCTGGCTTTCCATCCGCGTATGCCGCTACCGGAACCGGAGGCGCCGCCGGCGCCGGCCATTCAGGCCGCGCCAGTACAGCAGGCCGTTCCGGAATCCGCTCCGCCGCCGTCGAATTTGCCGCCGACCACCAGCCAGGTGCTGGCGGCCCGCAGCCAGCTGCAGCGTAGCCAGGGAGCGCCCACCCCAAAAAAGAGTGAACCGGCAGCCGCTTCCCGCGCGCGGCCGGTGAATAACGCCGCGCTGGAACGACTGAGTTCGATTACCGAGCGCGTACAGGCGCGTCCGGCTGCGGCTGCGCTGGAGAAAGCACCGGCGAAAAAAGAAGCCTATCGCTGGAAGTCGACGACGGTTGTTGAAACCGTAAAAGAAGAAGTGGCGACGCCGAAGGCGCTGAAAAAAGCGCTCGAGCATGAAAAAACGCCGGAACTGGCGGCGAAACTGGCAGTCGAAGCGGTCGAGCGCGATAGCTGGGCGGCGGAAGTCAGCCAGCTCGCGGTGCCAAAACTGGTTGAGCAGGTGGCGCTTAACGCCTGGAAAGAGCAGGTGGGCAGCCGCGTCTGTCTGCATCTGCGTCCGAGCCAGCGCCATTTGAATTCAGCGGGCGCGCAGCAAAAGCTGGCGGAAGCGCTGGGTATTTTGTACGGTACGCCGGTTGAATTGACCATCGTGGAAGATGATAATCCCGCGATGCGCACGCCGCTCGAATGGCGGCAGGCAATTTATGAAGAAAAGCTCGCGCAGGCGCGTGAAGCGATTATTGCGGATAATAACATTCAGACGCTGCGTCGGTTTTTCGATGCGGATCTGGATGAAGAGAGTATTCGCCCCCTTTGA
- a CDS encoding YbaB/EbfC family nucleoid-associated protein, producing MFGGKGGLGNLMKQAQQMQEKMQQMQEEVARLEVTGESGAGLVKVTINGAHNCRRVEIDPSLLEDDKEMLEDLVAAAFNDAARRIEETQKEKMASVSAGMQLPPGFKMPF from the coding sequence ATGTTTGGTGGAAAAGGCGGTCTGGGTAACCTGATGAAGCAGGCCCAGCAGATGCAAGAAAAAATGCAGCAGATGCAGGAAGAAGTGGCTCGACTGGAAGTGACCGGTGAATCCGGCGCAGGCCTGGTAAAAGTCACCATTAACGGCGCGCACAACTGCCGTCGCGTTGAGATCGACCCGAGCCTGTTGGAAGACGACAAAGAGATGCTGGAAGATCTGGTGGCCGCCGCGTTTAACGACGCCGCCCGCCGCATCGAAGAAACGCAAAAAGAGAAAATGGCTTCTGTTTCCGCCGGTATGCAGCTGCCGCCAGGCTTTAAGATGCCGTTCTGA
- the recR gene encoding recombination mediator RecR has product MQTSPLLTQLMEALRCLPGVGPKSAQRMAFTLLQRDRSGGMRLAQALTRAMSEIGHCADCRTFTEQEVCNICSNSRRKENGQICVVESPADIYAIEQTGQFSGRYFVLMGHLSPLDGIGPDDIGLDRLEQRLRDEPMQEVILATNPTVEGEATANYIAELCAQYGVEASRIAHGVPVGGELEMVDGTTLSHSLAGRHKIRF; this is encoded by the coding sequence ATGCAGACCAGTCCGCTGTTAACGCAGCTTATGGAAGCACTGCGCTGCCTGCCGGGCGTTGGCCCGAAGTCGGCGCAGCGCATGGCGTTTACCCTGCTGCAGCGTGACCGCAGCGGAGGGATGCGCCTTGCGCAAGCGCTGACGCGCGCGATGTCGGAAATCGGCCACTGCGCCGATTGCCGCACCTTCACCGAGCAGGAAGTGTGCAATATTTGCAGCAACTCCCGACGGAAGGAAAACGGCCAGATCTGCGTGGTAGAGAGTCCGGCGGATATCTACGCTATCGAGCAGACCGGTCAGTTTTCCGGTCGCTACTTTGTGCTGATGGGCCACCTGTCGCCGCTGGACGGCATCGGGCCGGACGATATCGGGCTCGATCGCCTGGAGCAGCGTCTGCGTGACGAACCGATGCAGGAAGTGATCCTCGCGACCAATCCAACGGTAGAAGGGGAGGCGACCGCCAATTATATCGCCGAGCTCTGCGCGCAGTATGGCGTAGAGGCGAGCCGTATCGCTCATGGCGTACCGGTTGGCGGCGAGCTGGAAATGGTCGACGGTACGACGCTGTCCCACTCCCTCGCCGGACGGCATAAGATTCGTTTTTAA